In Tenebrio molitor chromosome 8, icTenMoli1.1, whole genome shotgun sequence, a genomic segment contains:
- the LOC138136532 gene encoding uncharacterized protein: protein MRKWYLRCSKASKLGCKARGNFTLNERPRKVVLTHPHNHPQDYNDEVALRFMKRLKMVCTSGVNLPLKTIYQDIAKTYPEGANLKPYCSVRSSMARWKMAEA, encoded by the exons ATGAGGAAATG GTATTTGAGGTGTTCCAAAGCTAGCAAGTTGGGCTGCAAGGCCAGAGGTAATTTCACACTGAACGAAAGACCGCGCAAAGTGGTTCTCACGCACCCCCACAACCACCCCCAAGACTACAACGACGAGGTGGCGCTGCGCTTCATGAAGAGACTCAAGATGGTCTGCACGAGCGGGGTCAACCTGCCGCTCAAGACCATCTACCAAGACATCGCCAAAAC GTATCCCGAAGGAGCCAATCTGAAGCCGTACTGTTCGGTGAGGTCCTCGATGGCTCGTTGGAAGATGGCGGAAGCCTGa